tatatatatatatatatatatatatatatataatcatttggaAAACGTACATACAGTCTGCCAAGTTATATGCACGGTACTCAGTGTATCTGCCCTTTCTCCTACATCCTAATTCTACTAGGTAGAGTATTTTTGAGTCCACTTCCGTGTTTTCATTTGCAACCTGTATTTTACATAATCAGCAAATAGTTTTTACGAAAATATACCCAGTTATTTCTTgggaaatacaattaaaaaacaaaCGCGTCCAttgaaaaggatataaaaattacTCCGATTATGTAGTAACAAATTATTGTTGTCAACCTAACCTAGACTGAAATGAACGTCTGCAGAACCACACCAAGGCAAATTCAACTATACTTGAATCTGCTGAGTTTACAATCTAATAAAATCATCGAGAGGAACATTAAGAGCAATAATATTTTTCTCCTGACAAACTAATCCCATTTTACAGGCTTCCGTAGTTTAAAACTTATTTGCGAGGTAAAACgagtgataaaaaattatacacatcTCAGTTTCATACagtttgtgtgtaaataaaaaaaaatattaaatacaaaacaggaCAAACTGATACTCTTTTCAGTCTATACCGCACATTGCAACATTCTCCTCTTTTGTGCTATTTggtgataaacaaaaaatctagACCACCTGGATTCATTGCTACAATTCTAGCAAGTAATAATCTATTGACATCTCTTGATTTATGAAGATCATAGCGTTTTATTCTGCTTTAACTCATTATCTAAAAGTTACATGTCTGGGCTTTcaaatcatttgtttatattacGTCAAAAAACtcctgaaatacatttattttctaacttattttcttatcaaaattattattttggaagtaaaatttACCAGTCATCTTGTTGATCTTTCACCCAGCCATTTTGTTTGCGATATTACGTCCACTTTCTGTTCTCGCATTTCTTCAATCCGTCCACTTTCTGTTCTCGCATTTCTTCAATCACGTCGTTCATCAGTGATGAGGAAAAAATCCAGGTCAAACCGAAATAaacctcttttcttttctctttaaacaAGTGGAATTTCgccttttgtaatattttgtcaAATGGAGCCACACTtactgtttatattattttttatctatacaaGCAATACCTTTCAAATTGCGGAACTTCTCTATCAAACACTAGTATTCAACGACATCGTTTTCACAGCTTTCTCAAGTCTGAAAGTTTCTTTCTGCAACAATTACGGAAAGCAAAAGGATCTTGGTAAGATTTTCACAAAATGTGAATATGGTGGTAATGAAAAGTTTCTTCGTTAATAAAACTGCAGAGGAcccaaaattttgttttaattgttttaaaagtcCGGATATATCAGTCCAGATAAAATTACGAATAAAGACTAAAGACGCGTTCGTATCCACGAATTTCAGATTCTTGCAACTAGCACgtaattttcttatcatttgcttgataaaacatacagtaatatattggTAACATTTTCAATTAGCCCGATATTCAAATGTTCAATACACTGAAGAATTTTACTCCCCGCACTAGTACCTCCAATCATACAGTTCCAGTTCACTCGTAGATGTTTCAAATAACCAGTTcactaaaaattatattaatgcagTTCTAACAAGGAATAATCCATTTACACCTCACTGGTTTATATGATCACTGTTCTTGATTCTGCTTTAACTCGGTATTCAAAGGTTATATTTTTGgcttttaaatctatttttattttacgtcacAAAATTCCCGAATCACAATTATTTTCCAACTTATTTCCTTATCAAAACGATTACTTTGGATGTAAAATTTACCAGTCATCTTGTTGATCATTCACCCAGCCATTTTGTTTGCGATATTACGTCCACTTTCTATTCTTGCATTTCCTCAATCACGTCGTTTACCTTCCGATATCTTTAATGAATTAATATCATTGGTTTACTTTCTACTAACGATTCACAACCACTATTTAAACAGTCTTATTCACTCTCTACCTGACGAGTTGCTTCACCTAATTCACACTTCGTTCgttaacaaaaatttttccagtgttttcatccactttttttttaatatttagtcagtgccttcttttatttttagtcatgAAATTCCCCTTTCCGTTTGTAATGATATTTCGTTACCTCCACATGAAACCGTCACTTTTAGACTGGAGCTTCCTCAGTCAAGTTTGGCTTGGTATATACTTTCTTcactttcgtatttttatttcgcTCACTTTCACAACACTTCTTTATGTTTCTATCAGTTCATTTTCCAACTGAAATTCTTTAGGTAATTCACAGTTCAAAAATTTCATCAATTAACACCTTTGAAGTAATGTTTAATTTACATcataaaagttatataataaaatatttcccatTGACATACAACACAATTCTGCAACACCCTTTACCTCTAGCGAGAACcgaattatcataaaaattgctTATGGCTTAACTACTCAATGTCTAGACGCACAATGTCGTAAAATCTACATAATTCCCTTTGAATCCTAATAGGATATGCGGTGGTACTTCAAAACATTTGATTCAATACGGAAAGTATTGtgctcaaatttaaaaaaaaatgattctagTAGATTTTTAACCACAATTACATTTGTATATTACCTATAGTATACAGAAGTGTCCGAGCCAATACCTGATAACAAATAAATGtgtccaaacaaaaaaaaattaaatgaaataacattctacagaaaaaaatattccctaTTTATTGCTGTCCACAGTTATATGATGATAGTAATCGAACAACGtgaaagccataaaaaaaaagtgtaagtaATTTACGGGATTATGGTAAAAGGACAACTAGAAAGCCTTCCAAGAACTAATgatgtaaatcatatatatgattacattaaatgaacaactTGAAAACCTccaaagaaaaatagatgtatatataaataaatataaaaaataaattcttaagatACCAATATCTCATCCCCGTTCATGCATATTTTTCCGAGAGGCAACAGATGAATCCTATTCTTTGGACAGAGAACTTAGCCACAATGGAAGAATTGCaagatgaataaatacaaaaaatgggcaTCCCCAAAACCAATGGATGATAATAGGCATGTCAACAGAATCAAAGCCGGCTGAGTAGTTTGTCTTTAAAAGGGAGCGAGAAAGATGGCGGCGGCTGTGGCCAGAGTCAGGGAGGTGAAAACGAAGCCATTCTTCGAACCACCAGCACGAACTATCCACGAACCGACCTCTCGTGGAGcaaacaagtagagagagagagagagagagagagagagagagagagagagagagagagagagagagagagagaaggaggagggctgaaagaaacaagagagagagagagagagagagagagagagagagagagagagagagagagagagagaggtgcaggtGAAATATTCTAAGACATTAcagaacaagaaggaaaaatCGGAAATAGAGTTTGTTCAAGTACGTGTTCGTTAACGAATGCCAGAGCCCATGGCATTATATCGAGGACATGTCCTTAGCGAAGCCGTGAATGAACACACATATTCGGACAACCCGGTTTCGAAGCTTCGCTACGGGCATTCTCGAAACATGGTCGAAGGTGAAtgatacagtgtgtgtgtgcgtgtgtgtgtgagagagagagagagagagagagagagagagagagagagagagagagagagagagagagagactgacctaCTTTTTCTTCCCTGATTAAATACTTTTATCTCTCACTGTCTCATACACCTTTAAGAATTTCGAAAATCGGAATTTCAAAATATCATGCAAGTTGATAAACGaaaacctctgagagagagagagagagagagagagagagagagagagagagagagagagagagagagagcactttattactttctttccttCCGACAAAAACATCTTCCACAGTCGTGAGACCTGTCCTCGATGAGGCAGCAAAAATAATTTGgcggtttctttatttttttttttttactttttaggaaATTTCAGCATGATTTTGACTTTTAAGGAAACATTAGACTTACGATGAGATATTTACGGAAACAAGAACACAATCAGATTAGATGTTGATTATTTCGgctatttaactttttattataataaactgCTTTCTGTTACCCCTTTCCCGCTATTCCTTTCAGTTTGACTTTAGATTTTCATCCCATTCATTCAATTACCATCCTGCCATTTTCTACTGtaagcaaataagtaaataagaaatttatagatatttattccGAGTAGAGAATGTACATGGGTCTCCCTGAGTGTAATGATACGTGTAtgattttttcctaaaagaaccATCATGGTATGATAAAGCATCCTTATAATGTGATTTGGTGTGTGAAATTTGTCCCCAAGTTTCCTGCAGATACCAATTTCGCTTGCTACATTTTCGTAgatttttgttctgtttgttcACGATTTGAGTGCTTATATCCTCTGCTCTGAAGGTACCCGGCGTAGGCTTACTTACCTTGCATGCATCGCAGTTCTGTGTAACGGAGTAGTTATATTCACAGTTGTACTTCATGATCATATCCGAATGCTGATATACGAGACGGCCTACCATCTCATCCCTTTCCATCAAGTGTCGAGCAGTTCTCCTGCAGGACTCGGTGCCCCTGAGATGTTGGACCTGTACCTCGCACATGACAGACTCTAGTGTCAAGTGGGGGCAGTAGGTTAGGCTCCGGCGCAACAGATCCTCCGTAAAATTTGTGCAAAGGAAGTCCGGCAGACGCGGGCAAGAGGGATGGCTACTCGAACCGGGGCAATTCGACATTGAGTCACAGGTTTGGCACTTTTCGACAGGAGTTTCACTGGGGACAGTCCTCTCGTCAAAGACGAGGGGCACCTTTTGGCACTGTTGCAACTTGAGGATCATTCTctcctgtttctttttctctctttccttctcctcctccacctccttctccttctccttcttctttttctcctcctcctcctcctcctcctgttcttcctcCTCTCGCTTCCCCTTTCGTTTCGTTAGGCGACCACTTTTTACTGCGTAAGCCGTTATATCAAGGAAGCGTCTGtacgtggtggtggtggtggttgtggcTGCTGGAGGCTTATCGGAAGTTTTATTGGTGTGGATTAATGAAGGTTTTACTTGTTGTGCTAAAGGCGTGTGTGTTCCTATTGGCGTGCTTGTGGCTGTTGCTGctgtggttgtggtggtggtggtggtggtggtggttgtaaGAGTGGTGACTGGGAAGCTCTGAAAGTGTTGGTGTTGAAGAAGGTTCTTGATGGCACTACTATTTCTGGtggtgatgctgctgctgctgctgctgctgctgctacttctaTGGGCACCCGTAGGATAACTTTGGAAAAggctttggaatttttgtaattcgctcttgtttttggttttgaaactgctgctactgctgctctCCTCAGTGTGTCCCAGATCGAGATtagtttgatgatgatgataactttGGAAAATATGGAGGTTACTGCTACTGCTGTTGTAACTGTTGTTGtaactgctgttgttgttgctgttgttagtGGCAGTCGTTACCCTGGTGGAGAGGGCACGGGCCATCAGGAGTGAGGCCACCAGCGGCAGAAGAAGGAAGGCGAGAGGGGCAGTTCGCCGGGGGGTCTTCGGACAATGCCGACACACCATAACCCCGGCCCGTCTCTGATCCAGAGCGCATAGTTACAGGGGGAGTGGGCGGCGGGGGGCCGTGGGGCAGGGGGACGAGGTCCGCCCACCAAAGCAGCGGGTCATGGGCGGCTTTGGTGGCCCAAGGAATCACTGTGGGCGCGCTGCCTTCAGGGCCCCCTCCGAAGGCTACCTTTGGGGAACTCGGTTGCACTCTTTTACCTTCAGGGTTCCCAGCAGGGAGAGCAATCTCCGGGCACCTCCGGGGGAAGAATCACTACAAACCGCCGCGGGCGTGATGGCGAGCAACCTGCCGCCGCCGTAAAGCCTTTGCGGGCGTGCGGGCGTACGGGCGTGCGAGTGGGTAGTAAGCAATAGTCCTGGCGATACAGCTGGCAA
This genomic stretch from Macrobrachium rosenbergii isolate ZJJX-2024 chromosome 6, ASM4041242v1, whole genome shotgun sequence harbors:
- the LOC136839310 gene encoding nuclear pore complex protein DDB_G0274915-like; the encoded protein is MVCRHCPKTPRRTAPLAFLLLPLVASLLMARALSTRVTTATNNSNNNSSYNNSYNSSSSNLHIFQSYHHHQTNLDLGHTEESSSSSSFKTKNKSELQKFQSLFQSYPTGAHRSSSSSSSSSSITTRNSSAIKNLLQHQHFQSFPVTTLTTTTTTTTTTTTAATATSTPIGTHTPLAQQVKPSLIHTNKTSDKPPAATTTTTTTYRRFLDITAYAVKSGRLTKRKGKREEEEQEEEEEEEKKKKEKEKEVEEEKEREKKKQERMILKLQQCQKVPLVFDERTVPSETPVEKCQTCDSMSNCPGSSSHPSCPRLPDFLCTNFTEDLLRRSLTYCPHLTLESVMCEVQVQHLRGTESCRRTARHLMERDEMVGRLVYQHSDMIMKYNCEYNYSVTQNCDACKEAYRYWVCSQFFPVYLKGHIVKPCRQFCHEVERKCPYLLPKDKPVAGEPSFLCQDPNIGDLHGQESSYGEDSCCYRMCPNEKAPGHHPRICYTFPIPATNSSIATAASVNSSSPSLSSSPSSGSNGSSSSSSSNSGGVTSLETMDNGGDSQCLSAHGADSCLCQSNHSPVAPLSSSSCTVISRKHCWTRTALYILLLCLVRTRALMPRGFT